The genomic window caaagtctgtaggtatgatgttgacatctattgctacatctacattagttaaggcagctgaaacaattcagatgactatgtcgaatctgattggtgattttgtagatgctgacggaacatcagaagtcatgactaaacatcttcatgcattagagaagcgtgaaacccaatggaaagcttatgggtttgattcctcggtgttgcaaatttcagacccgtgggcaagtagaaatatgtagtaccaacagttgactcactctgttagattggctagtaatttgagtggtccatgtgtcgtgagagttccagcaccaggcacatggccttcaattctagagacggtaccagaacctttaacttctaaatgtcaaaattatgcgctatcgtggttggtatttaagcaacaagcaccaaaagattattggatggccgtgtcggtgcatctatttacacctcaacggaattgtgcttggttgaagaagttatcatatataaatctccttgatcagtatgaagatattacaacagcagtccctgatcctatggaagtgacacctgtgaaggttaaatcttgtttttgttcaaatggtactcatggtggagatggtatgtttatgggaatatcagaatgtgataactatatgatgcaatttggacgacgtgatcaaagggctattgatgacatgtatatagtgacctttcatgcaccacatcgccgactgagtaaaactctaagtgtaaagaatcaaactttaccgggtaattttaccataggaacatttaaagatatctggtggatttgtggcgataaggcatacttatttttaccttatggttggattggatgttgttatatggcacagttgaaacttccgtatgatgtttttgttattcagaagggaaaagggtctgatgaggataactctacgacaatctctagcagtagaaagaaaagagatttggcacaatttcacaacttggagtcttatcattggaggataagtttgggagagaaatggggaataggattgtttccatggtatggtgttacatacttagctgatcatattgataatattacatataccctgcaaggttttgcaaacgagaccataaaaggttttgaatatttgtcaaatactcagaggagtcatcgattgacgttgctgaaacatgacatggctcttgattacattttggccaaacaaggtggcctctgtgtagctttgaatctaactggagaagcctgttacactttgattcctgatgccactgacaatatgactagtgtcatagatgctttgaaactaattagggattcatttggtccatcagaaagagcgggatggtctgcgaatacttggttacaagaccaattaggaccagtaggagctatagtggttcagattttggtggctacccttctatcactgtgtgtgatgttttgtttttgtacgctgttgttgacctttgctaaggctatgatattgagatgggtaggagttgtgatgccaggagaaaacattcagatgccgctactgagtggtaatgacctaagtgaaggtgaggaggtcatagagattggagagaaatatccatttttgaatatctgaattcaacattgactcactattattttgaactggaagtgaattgataaaaggggggaattgaatattttaatcatgtatattaatcatgtatattaatcatgtatatgttaatcatgtagtggaataaggtgaaagtatgatacaaaaatgaatatctttgatgtttttgtatgtacaaagatactggctgttgatttttcttcccaggatgatatttgggagaccaatgtgagggtggctgattgtccagagatccttccagattaatggagttgaaacaaccaaacttaagaaaatggaggatggaaatggacaacggaaacctgaatgaagacatcatgatgaggggtttcgattgaaaaatcattgaagggtttattacaatgtaacttgtattgttgataaatatttttgtatgttttacttaatagtagatatttttagcaagacatatttttctggaactgtatgagatgcatatattgggacctcaggtgttttctttctttatcgatccttagggaaagtggtgttaggtagggagaggtccattggaaggtgcgatgggtcgaccagcctgactttggacaatttttagattttatttctgaggttttaaatgtgtgcatttatatatcatcctgaaaagttttcataacccttttctttttaattggtttggagtaccataggtggttgcctggggcagaggaaccgtgagagagttttcctgtctagattgtttgatggataataaagaaagatagctgcctgatgggtttttcgctctcacactccacaaataaaattttactatattactaaggttaagcatggacagaagtgattcgtatgaggctaattaacatcataattgtataatttatctcgtttgcgagactatagtctcgctaggggggactatgaagtgtctgatgtaaacaggacagagataatataagtttacaatgggtgcgtctggagatagtatctgaaggagatttaggagtccccttagcTGGAATGTTTAAACtgaggtgttgtataggagtattgccatatatggttgtgtaacttgatgtttttatgacccatgacgggaaaacagatgtttagatgcatataagcaattgtctctgtgtgttcgacagagatcattattggcttcttgatcctcctggtcagacgtgaccagtgattctgtttcttgcttaaataaaattatactctttgaaagcaagtcagtctcaacggcgaatttcttcatcatcaaacatatcaagaacaaggaaatccacatcaaagcttttattttgaaggctgaTTTGCTTCTTACCTGCTTTAAACCGGATATTAAAAGACTCAGGTAGGTAGACAGTCAGTGTgttaattgattaaaaaaactcaCTGTTATCCACGCCCTCACATTTTAGCAACCAGCTGGAAGGTGTACAAGGTACAACCTTTGTAATCTTTATGATGTTTTCAGTGATTTATTTAAGCGTGCTAGCCTTTAGCTTAGCCATGCTATCTTATTCGCTCGCCCTTAGACCTTGGTTGATTTAGTCCTGTTAAATGTAGTTATTATGTTGATTTCTTTGCTAAATTTAATTGCTCATTTTACGTGCATTTAAGGCCTATAGTTATCAATACGTgatttatatatattctttGGTGTAGTTAGTAAATGTTATTAATATGGTTCTTTAACTTTGTTGTTTGACTTGGTAAAAATGTTCTAAATTAACCTGACTATCTATTTTTATACCTTATCTCTTGTTATGTgttaatattataaatatttatggtccttttctctgttttgggTTTAACGGTTATTTGCATGTTTATaaagtttgtctttctgttgtgttttatgtacaGCTCTTACGGTTTGTTTGTGAGTTATTGCACAgcatgaagcaaaaaagtaaagtaacatAAACCAACAGATAAAGGATTCATCAATTGCTGTAGCTGGGTTTGCTACAGCTACCATGCCCATTCCAGGTGGTCAGATTTAAATGCACCTGTAGCCTGTGTGTGGTGTCGGTaagagagcagaaacacaccgAGCACAAAGGTTGTACTGTCACCACACGTTTGGCATTCATCTAAATGTCTGTAGTTAGTTCACCTGTTGCTTATATCCTTGCTTTTATTCACTTACAAGTTTTACTTAAATGGTTCTCTTGTAATGTGTCACAGATGTAAATGAGTAATGTAAAATGTTTACACTTCCTGAACCAAATTTCAATGAAATACTTCTGCAAACAATGTAAAAAGGGATCAAATGTAAATTTCATTTTTCCAAACAATCAGAGATGaatgacaaaatgtaaatgtcctgactctgactctctgatgtttcactgccctctagtggagagGCTTTTATTCTCACATTCAGGCTTCATCATTCAGTGCTCCCTAAACgggataaataaacattttaatttatcatttaatttatgATATAATATGTATAATCCATCGAGCAACGCCCCCGAGTCTTCGTTACCCAGCTTCCCTGAGTCTCCACAGTCCCAGCAGCTGGTTTGCCATTCAAAGCCTCAGACTCAGCAACTGGTGTACGAGCCTCATCCTTCCCTCTTCCAAGAGCCTCAGCTAACAGGGTTCCCAGTGACCCAGTACCTGTGCTTCCCAGTAACTCTGCCCCCGTGCTTCCAAATGACCCAGCCTTCATGCTCTCAAGAGCCTGAGACCACCCAgtgccccagaacctcagccaacctgtgtcccagaacctcagccaacctgtgtcccagaacctcagccaacctgtgtcccagaacctcagccaacctgtgccccagaacctcagccaacctgtgtcccagaacctcagcctGTGCTCCTGTCATCTTCAGCTCCAGCCCTCTTAACCTTCCGTTTGAGGCCTGGTTCCCCATTGGCATGTCTGTCCATTGCTGTGTCCCAGTGGGAGGCCCTGCCAACAACTGCATCCCTGTTGTAGGCCCTGCCCACTCTTTTGGGCCTGTCAGTGGCCTGGCCTATACCTGCCCATGTTTTTACGTTGACGGCAAGACAGAAATCTCCTCGCCGCCGCCTTCCCAAACTGCTCTCACCGTTTGGTCGGCCTCCCGTCCTCCCTCCTGAACTATTTGCGCTCATGCCCTTCAGGTTCCTGCTCTCCCTCTGCCCTGCCGCCCACCTGAACTTTTCTGCTCCCTGAACTCTAGCCCTTGGTTCAGCTCAGCTGCAGACTATTAAACATCCTGCCTCAGTGCACAGATGAACTGTACAGGACTGTACAAAGATTAGTGggattcaaaaataaatatattaataaaataaaaaaactttgttCTCAGCATGCTTCTCTTTGAACTCTGTTCTGCTGCAAAATATTCCTATGAAATCTATTTTATCTTTCTATGATTAATCCACTTGACCAGCTCAtgagtaccccccccccccaaaaaaaaataaaataaattatcctgaactgtgattggctattcaCCCTGTCAGAGCTGAGACTAATGATAAAACTGACTCTTCTCTTTTTGAAGGCtccttgttgttttcttaacacatcaatgaatcatttttaattgtttgataaatagttaaaataataataataaatactttgcaTATCTATTTCACAAGACCGGTGCATAGGACGGTAATGCACACTGTCATACTTGCAATGAAGTAACTAGCATGTACAGGACCAACACATTGCTAATTCATGTAATCTTGCAAGTTTGACTGTGTGCAAATGGTAAGTACTTTAAATTTGGACTTTTAGCATACATCTTATTTTTGTGTCAATAAAGAATGaagctaaaaatgtatttatgtttccattattttgttttataactgaGATATAACAGGTGAATTTTAATAGgttatttttaaaggtaaatcatgtactattatttatttgtgtgtgtttttgaaggccACCCCTGCGTCAGTCAGTGCACCAGTCGGGCTACCCCAGTGTTGATGCTCCTGCACCCAAGGGTCTCACATTTTGAAGATAACCCCTTGTTCAGTTTTTatgtcctgtaaaaaaaataagtttgccCTAAAACAAGTTTGGTACCAATAGGACTTATTTGTGATGTGAGTTCTTCCTGTTTGACTGATCATATATGTTAATCATctaaagaggaaggaaatgTAGGCGTTAAAAACAGCCTGATATCTGTCTTCTGTTCACTCACTGCAGAGGAGGACAGTCTTCTCTCAGACGATATCCTTCTTCACTGTAAGTAGAATAATTTATCAACATGTCTGATACTGTTTGAGTCCTGCTGTGTTCTTATTAATCtgctaacatgttttattgtccctaaagtcacacagagagatgagaggagcagcGATGACTTTAACTGCAGCAGTGAGTGGATttatcgtcctcctcctctctgtgtcaggtACTTCATATCTACAGTTACATTCATTTAATCTAAAGAGGGAAATCTGAGGAGATGTGGGACTGATTAATGCAGACTGAAAAGTGTGCTTGATGTTACAGGAAATGTTCTCAGAAACACTATAAACACAGTTTTAATGTATATCATTGTATATCTGTTTTAATGTCTAACAGGAAGATCTTTAGTTGGATCGCCTCTTTTTCATATTATTTCTtaagcagtttgttttcagaATCTTTCATACAGTTTCTATcgacatgtattttttttaatcctttttaacattttttggaTGGAAACTTGTTTCCATGATGCGTTGACAGCTTTTAAGATCGTATCTTTAAGTATGAgtgtctgctctgtttctcACACCTCAtagttctgctttttttaaagtcttcacaCTTACTTCAACAGCAAACTTACCACAGACCATCCAAGTATGGCAAAAAGTCTTTAATAATCAATTCATAGTTTTCACATGACATCACACGCTTATGGAACCGCCCACCTGGCGGGCGATAAAGACTCTGTAGCTGAACGCTACTGAGAAGTTATTggtctcagtgtttttttatcagtttaatttttccatgtttcaaatgagagacagttgttgttgaatgtgatgcacTAACCGACGAGGAGACGAGCCCGGGTTGTTCTTCTACagaatgtttgaaagaaaactcagagaggaggagattgtggattaatGCTGTTAGACGCTCTGCTGTCCCTGTgagggaacaaaagaacagacttctcctCATCATGACATTAAAGATTGTGTTAACTTGATCTAAATATTCCTGCCTTTAACGAACattactgccccagaacactgactgacagagacCCTGATACTATCGTCAGCTAACCTTAACttatgttagcttgttagcactCACCGATGTTTGGATGATGAAgaatttcttgcccttcacttcctAAACGAGCATTATTGACCCAGCCacatcaaaaatacataaaactgtCTTTTCATCCTACAATGGTGAAGGAGAGGGATTACCCTCTAAATATAACATCTCTAAAGTGATGTTCTTCTCTCTGATAATCAATACTTCCTCTTACAACCGTAAAGTTCACAGGtctaaataacacatttaacgTTCTCTACACCTTCAGACTGGATGATGTCTGGTCTCAACGACTTGCAGATTAACTGTAGAAACAAGTGAACATCTTCTACTCTTCCTTTAACTGTATATACAAACGGACAACATCCCTCAGGCTCCTTCTGTTGAACAAGATGAAGCCAAATTATCCTCATGATGGGCGCTTACATATTGCATATTTGCAACCAGAGTCTGCGTAGTAGGGATCCACTGGAAGACGTCACACTACTTCCTCTAACGAAAACATTTAACGTacagagaaacataaaaatccctcaggtgtgttcagtcAACAGAAGAACAGATGCATGCATTTAGATTTCATTGTTGACCCCCATGGCCTTTCTGTTATCATGGAGGAGGTTGGAGtttgacctatactgcagccagtcagcagggggcgctctaaaTCTTTCGGCTTTGACTGCAGCCGTTGCACCGTCAATTTTAACATACAGTCTATTTTTACACTagagcaggggtctccaacctttcttcatctgagagcttctttgaaaaaatgaaagtggccaaTCAAATCTCTTGCATTCATTTACATCAGCTGAATGAAGCTACTGTTTGTACACGTGTGAAATTGCAAAAAGCCAACGCTCATCAagaatcttaaattcacatcaaggtccaagaaaaaaacatgaatattttacacttcttaTTGTAAGCTATGTTGCTGAGAATTCACATCAAGgtccaagaaaacattacttctttacacttgttttaatgggccaaatatatgaatagtgggaagaggtacattcactgatttatttttatttttatttttttaacacagtcggtcaacctataGGTGAGCTACTTTAAACCTGCCTGCTccgagctacctgttggagacccctgcacTAGGGCTTTCAAACAATTACACATTTATGATTAATCATATctttaatcacatgtttgaagttccattattttacattttaaatatgttatgcttttattgtagaTATTATACTGTTTTATGTTAAGGgtgctttacttcctgtttggatacaaacctgTTTTTTATATGTAGagacttttactttttctttttaaagttatggATGTTGATGGTTGTTTcctgatgtgctctgtgttACAGTGGTTCAGGGTCAGGACAGCTGGAGAGTGACTTACTCTTCTCTTCAGATCTGTGCTTATAAAGGATCAACTGTGGAGATGAACTGCACCTTCACATACCCAGAGAGGATAAAAGGAGAAGTTAACTCGCTTCAGAAAACATTCTGGTTGAGAAAAGATGGTTTTTATTACAAAGATGTAGAAACAGTTTCAGAGTATTCAGGTCGTGTGAATAATATCTGTGATGAGAACAAATGCACTCTGAGAATCACaaacctgagagagacagactcgACTGTGTACTGGTTTGGATTCAtaacaaacaaagacagttaTTCTGGTCGACCTGGGGTCACTCTGTCAGTCACAGGTAATCTTTCACCTCAATATTTCTGAGCTCACTGTTTCTaatacattataaatacatgttttaatatgtgCATGTTTTGTGAAAACAGTTGACGTTTCTTCACATGTTCAGATCTCCAGGTGAAGGTGAGCAGACCACATGAGGCTCTGCTCTTTCAGTGTCTCAGTGGACTTTCCAGTCAAACCTCCTACATCTGGTTCAGGAACGGACAGAAACTCAAACATAGCACTTCATCTTATTATTCACCAGAGCAGCTTCTTCAGACAGACAGTTACTCCTGTGCTCTATCAGGACATGAGAAGTGCCCGtctcctccagtgtgtgagtttatttacagtcttcaCTGATTCACACCATCAGATGGAATCTTTAAACTATTAAATGGTGCCTCATAGCAGCATGTACCTCAGTggtatttgttatttatttagatttttcataGAGTGTCCTGTTTATCtgtttcaatgtaaaaaaaaaaacctttattcaGCTGTCATGAGCCTCAATTTCAAAACCAAAAGCTAAGTTAGAATGTAatatgttcatcatcatcatctgatgTGGATGACAAAGGTCTCTCTGAttctcctccagatgctccaaagcttccctctgtgtcagtgagtccctctgctgagatagtggagggcagttcagtgactctgacctgtagcagtgatgctaacccagcagctaattaCACCTGGTACAAGGAGGATGAAGACTCACCAACAGCTTCAGGACAGATTTTTACCATAAACAACACAAGTCCTGAACACAGTGGGATTTATCTTTGTATCGTCCAAAGCACAAGAGGACGTCATAACTCCACTGTACATCTGACTGTTTTGTCAGGTAAGCTTCACACACAGCTTCGGTCTGATTAAACAATTCTTGTtagactctgttgttgttgagttGAAAGCTGCTCAGTAGGTAAAAGAGAAGGCCAAGAGTCGTCCCATTACAAGACTCAAGATTCATTGTTACATGTCATCATCTTCCATCTTCTTGTCTTCAGATGTATAAGTTTGTTATTAACATGAACTCCAGTTTAAGTTACAGCAGGTTCTTTTTGTGGTTAAAATAAGGTCATTGTTGGTTGTATTTTCTTACCTTCAAGTACCAAACAGCACTTCAATAAATCTCTGAAGTTTAGAGCCCAACTCTAACCCTGTAATGATTTAGAGAGGGTGATACATGCATTCATCACGACTCGACCACTGTAATTCTCTTAATGTGGGTTTGAACCAGTCGACCATTCAATGCCTGCAGCTGGTGCAGAAAACAGattcacattttaataaacagaaaatcatAAC from Labrus bergylta chromosome 1, fLabBer1.1, whole genome shotgun sequence includes these protein-coding regions:
- the LOC114918037 gene encoding uncharacterized protein — its product is MRGAAMTLTAAVSGFIVLLLSVSVVQGQDSWRVTYSSLQICAYKGSTVEMNCTFTYPERIKGEVNSLQKTFWLRKDGFYYKDVETVSEYSGRVNNICDENKCTLRITNLRETDSTVYWFGFITNKDSYSGRPGVTLSVTDLQVKVSRPHEALLFQCLSGLSSQTSYIWFRNGQKLKHSTSSYYSPEQLLQTDSYSCALSGHEKCPSPPVYAPKLPSVSVSPSAEIVEGSSVTLTCSSDANPAANYTWYKEDEDSPTASGQIFTINNTSPEHSGIYLCIVQSTRGRHNSTVHLTVLSGNSTFIIHIIKWTLLLLMLISLFLLTLWTRKKKTLNSTTEPNEPAEMIEVREREREREREGERERGGVRERDRERERGRQRQREREREREREREREREREREREREREREGERERERERDRERERERERERERERERERPY